In one Alnus glutinosa chromosome 14, dhAlnGlut1.1, whole genome shotgun sequence genomic region, the following are encoded:
- the LOC133856482 gene encoding linamarin synthase 2-like, which produces MGSVEASKPHAVCVPFPAQGHVTPMMRLAKLLHWRGFHITFVNTEFNHMRLVRSKGPDHMKGLPDFRFETIPDGLPPSDQDATQDVPALCDSTRKNCLAPFKELVLKLNSSSKVPPITCIISDGITGFGRKAGKELGIPEVQFWTASACGLMGYLNFNELIKRGIIPFKDESFKDDGTLDTPISWIPCMKNIRLKDFPSFIRITDTNEIMFEFQGSEARNCLDSSAIIFNTFDEFEYEVLEAISAMFPRIYNIGPLPLLGRHVPDNQLKSLSSSLWKEDSECLQWLDKREPKSIVYVNYGSITVMTEHHLKEFAWGLANSKHPFLWIVRPDMVIGDSTNLPEDFLEETRDRGLLVSWCPQEQVLSHPSIGVFLTHCGWNSTLESICSGVPIICWPFFAEQQTNCRYACTTWGIGMEINHDVKRDEIEALVKEVMEGDNGKVMRQKTLEWKQKAVETTDIGGSSYQSFERLIKEAL; this is translated from the exons ATGGGTTCAGTTGAAGCCAGTAAACCCCATGCAGTTTGCGTCCCATTCCCAGCACAAGGGCATGTCACCCCCATGATGCGATTAGCCAAGCTCCTACACTGGAGGGGCTTCCACATAACCTTTGTCAACACCGAGTTCAACCACATGCGACTAGTCCGGTCCAAAGGACCCGACCACATGAAGGGCTTACCGGATTTTCGGTTTGAAACTATACCCGATGGGTTGCCACCGTCTGACCAGGATGCAACCCAGGATGTCCCAGCCCTATGTGATTCCACAAGAAAGAATTGTTTGGCCCCATTTAAAGAGCTTGTGCTTAAGCTTAACTCCTCGTCTAAAGTGCCTCCAATCACTTGCATAATTTCTGATGGGATTACGGGTTTTGGTCGTAAAGCTGGAAAAGAGTTAGGCATCCCAGAGGTTCAATTTTGGACTGCTTCAGCTTGTGGGTTAATGGGATATCTGAACTTCAATGAACTCATCAAAAGAGGCATTATTCCCTTCAAAG ACGAAAGCTTCAAAGATGACGGCACACTTGACACACCAATCAGTTGGATTCCTTGCATGAAAAACATTCGGCTCAAGGACTTCCCTAGTTTCATTAGAATCACTGATACTAATGAAATCATGTTCGAGTTTCAGGGATCAGAAGCACGAAATTGCTTGGATTCTTCTGCAATCATCTTCAACACATTTGATGAGTTTGAATATGAAGTACTAGAAGCAATTTCAGCCATGTTCCCTCGCATTTACAATATAGGTCCACTTCCCTTGCTAGGCCGGCATGTGCCAGATAACCAACTCAAGTCCTTAAGTTCAAGCTTATGGAAAGAAGACTCAGAATGTCTCCAATGGCTTGATAAAAGGGAACCTAAATCTATTGTGTACGTAAACTATGGTAGCATTACCGTGATGACTGAACATCATTTGAAAGAGTTTGCATGGGGACTTGCAAATAGCAAGCACCCATTTTTGTGGATAGTTAGGCCGGACATGGTAATAGGAGATTCAACAAATTTGCCTGAAGATTTTTTAGAGGAAACTAGGGATAGAGGATTGCTAGTAAGTTGGTGCCCCCAAGAGCAAGTGCTGTCACACCCATCAATAGGGGTTTTCCTAACACATTGTGGATGGAACTCTACATTAGAAAGCATATGCAGTGGTGTGCCTATTATTTGTTGGCCATTTTTCGCTGAGCAACAAACTAATTGTCGGTACGCTTGTACCACCTGGGGAATTGGCATGGAAATCAACCATGATGTAAAACGTGATGAGATTGAAGCACTTGTTAAAGAAGTGATGGAAGGGGATAATGGGAAGGTGATGAGGCAAAAGACATTAGAATGGAAGCAGAAAGCAGTGGAAACTACTGATATTGGAGGTTCATCTTACCAAAGTTTTGAAAGGTTAATTAAGGAGGCTCTCTAA
- the LOC133857660 gene encoding linamarin synthase 2-like, which yields MGSVDQASKPHAVCIPFPAQGHVTPMMQLAKLLHSRGFHITFVNTEFNHMRLVRSKGPDHMKGLPDFRFETIPDGLPPSDQDATQDVPALCDSTRKNCLAPFKELVLKLNSSSEVPPITCIISDGITGFGRKAGKELGIPEVQFWTASACGLMGYLNFSELIKRGIIPFKDESFKDDGTLDTPINWIPCMKNIRLKDFPSFIRITDTNEIMFDFLRSEARNCLDSSAIIFNTFDDFEHEVLEAISAMFPRIYNIGPLPLLGRHVLDNQLKSLSSSLWKEDSECLQWLDKREPKSIVYVNYGSVTVMTEHHLKEFAWGLANSKHPFLWIVRPDVIIGDSAILPEDFLEETRDRGLLVSWCPQEQVLSHPSIGVFLTHCGWNSTLESICGGVPVICWPFFAEQQTNCRYACTTWGIGMEVDHDVKHDEIEALVKEVMEGDKGKAMRQKTLEWKLKAVKSTDIGGSSYQSFERLIKEAL from the exons ATGGGTTCAGTTGATCAAGCCAGTAAACCCCATGCAGTTTGCATCCCATTCCCAGCACAAGGGCATGTGACCCCCATGATGCAATTAGCCAAGCTCCTACACTCGAGGGGCTTTCACATAACCTTTGTCAACACCGAGTTCAACCACATGCGACTAGTCCGGTCCAAAGGACCCGACCACATGAAGGGCTTACCGGATTTTCGGTTTGAAACTATACCCGATGGGTTGCCACCGTCCGACCAGGATGCAACCCAGGATGTACCAGCCCTATGTGATTCCACAAGAAAGAATTGTTTGGCCCCATTTAAAGAGCTTGTGCTTAAGCTTAACTCCTCGTCTGAAGTGCCTCCAATCACTTGCATAATTTCCGATGGGATTACGGGTTTTGGTCGTAAAGCTGGAAAAGAGTTAGGCATCCCGGAGGTTCAATTTTGGACTGCTTCAGCTTGTGGGTTAATGGGATATCTGAACTTCAGCGAACTCATCAAAAGAGGCATTATTCCCTTCAAAG ACGAAAGCTTCAAAGATGACGGCACACTTGACACACCAATCAACTGGATTCCTTGCATGAAAAACATCCGGCTCAAGGACTTCCCTAGCTTCATTAGAATCACTGATACTAATGAAATCATGTTCGATTTTCTAAGATCAGAAGCACGAAATTGCTTGGATTCTTCTGCGATCATCTTCAACACATTTGATGACTTTGAACATGAAGTACTAGAAGCAATTTCAGCCATGTTCCCTCGAATTTACAATATAGGTCCACTTCCCTTACTAGGCCGGCATGTGCTAGATAACCAACTCAAATCCTTAAGTTCAAGCTTATGGAAAGAAGACTCCGAATGTCTCCAATGGCTTGATAAAAGGGAACCTAAATCTATTGTGTACGTAAATTATGGTAGCGTTACAGTGATGACCGAACACCATTTGAAAGAGTTTGCATGGGGACTTGCAAATAGCAAGCACCCATTTTTGTGGATAGTTAGGCCGGACGTGATAATAGGAGATTCAGCAATTTTGCCTGAAGATTTTTTGGAGGAAACTAGGGATAGAGGATTGCTAGTAAGTTGGTGCCCCCAAGAGCAAGTGTTGTCACACCCATCAATAGGGGTTTTCCTAACACATTGTGGATGGAACTCTACATTAGAAAGCATATGCGGTGGTGTGCCTGTTATTTGTTGGCCATTTTTCGCTGAGCAACAAACTAATTGTCGGTACGCTTGTACCACCTGGGGAATTGGCATGGAGGTCGACCATGATGTAAAACATGATGAGATTGAAGCACTTGTTAAAGAAGTGATGGAAGGGGATAAGGGGAAGGCGATGAGGCAAAAGACACTAGAATGGAAGCTGAAAGCAGTGAAATCTACTGATATTGGAGGTTCATCTTACCAAAGTTTTGAAAGGTTAATTAAGGAGGCTCTCTAA
- the LOC133856481 gene encoding linamarin synthase 2-like, with protein MGSVEASKPHAVCVPFPAQGHVTPMMRLAKLLHWRGFHITFVNTKFNHMRLVRSKGPDYIKRLPDFRFEAIPDGLPPSDRDATQDVPSLFYSTRKNCLAPFKELVLKLNSSSEVPPITCIISDGITGFGREAGKELGIPEVQFWTASACGFMGYLNFSELVKRGIIPFTDESFRDDGTLDTPISWIPCMKNIRLKDFPSFMRITDINEIMFDFLGSEARNCLDSSTIIFNTFDEFKYEVLEAISAMFSRIYIIGPLPLLGRHVPDNQLMSLSSSLWKEDLECLQWLDKREPKSIVYVNYGSITVMTEHHLKEFAWGLANSKHPFLWIVRPDVVMGDSAILPEEFFKEIKDRGLLVSWCPQEQVLSHPSIGVFLTHCGWNSTLESICSGVPVICWPFFAEQQTNCRYACTTWGIGMEVNHDVKRDEIEALVKEMMEGDKGKAMRQKTLEWKQKALETTDIGGSSYQSFERLIKEALHHIKVM; from the exons ATGGGTTCAGTTGAAGCCAGTAAACCCCATGCAGTTTGCGTCCCATTCCCAGCACAAGGGCATGTCACCCCCATGATGCGATTAGCCAAGCTCCTACACTGGAGGGGTTTCCACATAACCTTTGTCAACACCAAGTTTAACCACATGCGACTAGTCCGGTCCAAAGGACCCGACTACATAAAGCGCTTACCGGATTTCCGGTTTGAAGCTATACCCGATGGGTTGCCACCGTCCGACCGAGATGCAACCCAAGATGTCCCATCTCTATTTTATTCCACAAGAAAAAATTGTTTGGCCCCGTTTAAAGAGCTTGTGCTTAAGCTTAACTCCTCGTCTGAAGTGCCTCCAATCACTTGCATAATTTCCGATGGCATTACAGGTTTTGGTCGTGAAGCTGGAAAAGAGTTAGGCATTCCGGAGGTTCAATTTTGGACTGCTTCAGCTTGTGGCTTCATGGGATATCTGAACTTCAGTGAACTCGTCAAAAGAGGCATTATTCCCTTCACAG ACGAAAGCTTCAGAGATGACGGCACACTTGACACACCAATTAGCTGGATTCCTTGCATGAAAAACATCCGGCTCAAGGACTTCCCTAGCTTCATGAGAATCACTGATATTAATGAAATCATGTTCGACTTTTTGGGATCAGAAGCACGAAATTGCTTGGATTCTTCTACGATCATCTTCAACACATTTGATGAATTTAAATATGAAGTACTAGAAGCAATTTCAGCCATGTTCTCCCGCATTTACATTATAGGTCCGCTTCCCTTATTAGGCCGGCATGTGCCAGATAACCAACTCATGTCCTTAAGTTCAAGCTTATGGAAAGAAGACTTAGAATGTCTCCAATGGCTTGATAAAAGGGAACCTAAATCTATTGTGTACGTAAACTACGGTAGCATTACCGTGATGACCGAACACCATTTGAAAGAGTTTGCATGGGGGCTTGCAAATAGCAAGCACCCATTTTTGTGGATAGTTAGGCCAGACGTGGTAATGGGAGACTCTGCAATTTTACCTGAAGAATTTTTTAAGGAGATTAAAGATAGGGGATTGCTAGTAAGTTGGTGCCCCCAAGAGCAAGTGCTTTCACACCCATCAATAGGGGTTTTCCTAACACATTGTGGATGGAACTCTACATTAGAAAGCATATGCAGTGGTGTGCCTGTTATTTGTTGGCCATTTTTTGCTGAGCAACAAACTAATTGTCGGTATGCTTGTACCACCTGGGGAATTGGCATGGAGGTCAACCATGATGTAAAACGTGATGAGATTGAAGCACTTGTTAAAGAAATGATGGAAGGGGATAAGGGGAAGGCGATGAGGCAAAAGACACTAGAATGGAAGCAGAAAGCACTGGAAACTACTGATATTGGAGGTTCATCTTACCAAAGTTTTGAAAGGTTAATTAAGGAGGCTCTCCATCACATCAAAGTTATGTGA